Within Dysosmobacter sp. Marseille-Q4140, the genomic segment CCCAAAGGGACACGGGCTTTCTGCGGCACTGTTTTGCAGGCCTCATCAATGCCGCTTGATCCGCAGGCGCTCACTGCCCGGGCCAGGGCGCGCCGGGCATCCGGCACTCCCGTCTTCTCTTTGTCAGCTCGGCCGCCAGGCAGCAGGCCGGTTTACCGGTCCATCAGGCGGCAGAGCATGACCGCCGCCTGGGCTCGGGTGGCGGTGCCCCGGCCCTTGTAGCTGCCCTGCACCAGTTCCAGCCCCTGGGCCAGGGCCGCATAGCCCAGCTCGTCCGCCGGGATGGAGGACCGGTCCGGGTAGGCGCAGGTGAAGATGCCCTTGAGCTGGGCAACGGCGCCGTATCCGGCGCTGTCCAGCAGGCAGCGCACCAGCTGGCTCCGGGTGAGGACCGCACTGTCATTGCGCTCTGACCGGGTCAGCGTACCCCGGGCATAGGCGGCGGCATAGGCCTCGTCCCGCTCCTGCTCCGTGGCCTGGGCGGGGTCCAGGGCCATCCGGTCCAGGCTGTACAGAAGGCACACCAGATCCCACTGGGTCAGGGCCTTGCTGGGCTGGAACGCGCCGCCCAGATAACCCACGCCGTAGCGGGCCAGGCGCTGGATGTCGCTTTGCGCCCAGCTGCCCGCAAGATCGCCGTACGTGAGGTCCCCGTCGTCGCTCTGCCAGCTGTACAGGACCACCTGGCCGCTCTTGGCGTCGATGCCCCGGCAGGTCTCCTCCCGCTCCAGACTGTATCCCAGCTTCAGGTAGTAATAGGAGGTCAGGCCCATCTGCTGGAGCCGCCGGGTCACCTCGTCGGACCCCGTCAGCTTCTGGGGCACCAGCAGATAGCCCAGAGTCACCTCATAGGTGTCCATCCAGGCGTCCATGGCCGCCTGGGCGGAGAGCACGCCCTCGGGCGTGTCGAAGGAGACGGCCTCGTCATACTGGAAGCTGAAGCCGCACACCGAACCGGCGGAGGCGTCGATGCGGACGATGTAATACTGCTCCGGGAAGAAGTAGCCGTTTTCCTTCCTGGCAAAGCGGAAGGTGTAGCTGGAGACGCTCGCCCCGCTGTCCATGGGCACGGCCTCTTCGCCGGGCATCTCATAGAGGTCCAGGTGGGTATAGCGGTCACCGTAATAGGCCTTCAAAAACGCCTCCGCCGCGGCCTGGGCCTTCGTCTGGCTGACGGCGGCCTTCTGCTCACTGTCCCAGGGCATGGAGGAATAGAGGGTCTGGACCTGGCCGGTCCGGGCGTCCACAGTGAAGGTGCGGGCCAGTACGTCCTCCCCGCTGGTCCGGCTGTACCGGAGAACGCAGGTCACCGGGGCCTCGCCGTCCTCCGCTGTCTGTCCCACGGAGTAACGGGCAGAGGCCAGGGCATAGCGGCTCAGGCCGTATTCCGGTACGGCCCGCAGGGCTTTGTCCAGCGCCTCGGAGGACTGGACGCCCTCCAGCTGCCGGATGCCCTCCTGCTCGGCCTGGGACAGGCCGTTCTCCGCGGCCTCCGTCTCAGCAGCGGTATCTCCCGCCGCGGCGCCGGCACCGGATTTGTACATATCCTGCTCCAGCGCAGTCAGGTCTACCAGCTTCCCGGTCTTGGCATCCACATAGAAGGTGTGGACGCTGTCAGGCAGGTAGCACAGCACGGCGGTGGTGCTGTCCTCATCCGGCAGGATGTACTCCAGCCGCAGGGACTGCTCCGAGCGAAGGGCCTGTTCCGCAGCCGCCCGGGTGACGCTGGCGTCGGCAGAGGGGATGGTTCCCAGGAAGGCGGTCTCCGGCACATCCCGGCGGAAGCGGGTGACCACATTGTCCGCCGCCCGGACCGTGACGGAGCAGGTCAGAGGCGAGGGCAGGCCGTTTAACAAAATAGTGCCGGAGAAGCGGTAGGTGGTGCTGTCCAGGCTGTCCATCCCGGAGGGCTCCTCCAGCTCCACGGACTCACCCGCTCCCAGTACCCGTTTCAAAAAGGCGTTGGCCGCGGCGGCCGCCTGGCCGGCGTCCCCCTTGGGGAAGCCTGGAACGCCCTGGTCCGGACCAGAGGACGGTTCGCTGTTCGTCACATAGTAGTCGGTGATCGTTCCGTCAGCCAGGGCACTGACCGACAGGGATCCGGCATCTCCGCTCCAGTAGAGGTTCCAGAGCGGGGCCAGTTCTCCCTCTTCGTAATTGCCTCTGAAATCGGTGTAGCCGTCGGTATCCAGGTCCAGAGCGGACTTCACCGACCGGGTGACCCGGTCCAGATCTCCGTCAGTCCCGCCTGCGGCCTGGGCCCAGGGCAGGGCCGCGCCGGTGAACAGCAGAATGCTGAGCAGCAGGGAGAGCAGCTTTTTCATCGTCGTACCTCCATTCTCTTCGGCTGGTATCCGTAGGGTTTCTCCTTGCGATCCACTATAAGGTCAGACGAAAAAAATGTCAAAAGGTTCCACCGGCAAAAAGAAAATTTCCCCAGCCGCTCAGCCATGGCTGAAAACGGGAAAAACCGCCCGGTGGGGCGGTTTTTCCCGGAGAGTTTTTGCCGCGCCGGGATGAGGGGATCAAAGCGCGGCGGAGTGGTATCAAAGAAATCGTCAGGCGCGCTTTCGGTACAAGACCGCGGCCAGCAGGCCGATCAGAAGGACTGCCGCGCTGGCGCCCAACAGCAGTAAAGTATCTGTACTCGTCGTTCCGGACACAGCGGAATTCCCCGGGAAGGTCATTGCGGAGTTCCTGTCCGTCGGGTGACCCTGCTGACTGTCTCCGGCGGAGGAGGCGGCGGACGGCTGCCCGCCGCCTGCCGCGTCCGGAGAGGGAACATCATTTGGAGCGGTCTGCTGCTCCGGCATGGCAGAGGCTTCGTCGGCGGCGTCATCCGCGCCCTGCGGACTGCCCGCCGATGGCTCCCCGGCGTCCGGCTGGGAGCCCTCCTGCTCCGCCGGCGCGCCCGTGGAAGCAGAGAGATCTCCCTCCCCCGTCTGACCGCGATCCCGGATGCCTATACCGCCGCCCATGCCGCCGTTGTTCATGGAGCCCATGTCGGAGATGCTGAGGCCGGAGGCGTCCACCAGGGCGCTGCCGTCCTCCGTCTGGCCCTCGTCGGTGGAGGGGATGGTCCCCTCCAGCTGGCCACGGACGCTCTGCGCCCGCAGCAGACAGAACCGCTCCAGCGTGTCGATGCCGGCCTCAAATTCCTCGTAGGTACAGAATTTGGTGGGATCCTGCTCTACATAGGGGGCGATCAGGGCCTTGGTCTCGGCCATCATCTGCTCAAAATAGCCGCTTTCGAAATACTGGGCGATAAACTCTGAGAAATACTGATGGTACAGGGCCGTATATTCCTCGTCGGCAAAGATCCAGGCCAGCATGGGCCGGGATTCCACCGTGCCGCCGGAGACCGGCGTGTCGATGGGGTAGTTCACCATGGACGTGGCGTCGCCGCCGCCCTGGAAGCCGCCGAAGGCCAGGTTATAGTCCCAGGGGATCATGGACAGGAGGCCGTCCTCCTCGTAGAGGTAGTAGTTGTGGATCATGGAGCCGGTGTAGCTGTCGAAGTTGCAGACGAAATTGTGGACCACGAAATAGCGGATCACCTGGTCCACATCCACCACCGCTTCAATGTCCGTCCCCTCGTTGAGCTGCTTTTGCTTTTCCATATTCTCCACGATGGGCCGGATGGCCCGGCGGGACAGGAAGATCACCAGCAGCAGCATGACCCCCCAGCAGGCAAGACCCGCCGCACCGGAGAGCAGTAGCACCCGCAGGTAGGAGAGGTTTTCCACGGAGGTGTCCAGGAATACCAGGGCGCTGCCCCGGCCGGACCGGCTCTCCCCCAGCAGATAGCGGAAGCGGCCGGTCCGTCCGCTCTCGTCCCCGCTCTCATAGATCCGGCAGGCCATCTCCTCCGCCTCCGCCTCCGTCACGGCGGAGGTGCGGCTCACATCCACGGAGAGGACTGCGCCGCTGCGGTCGAACCGGACCACGAAGAAATTGGAGGACAGGAACGTGTCGTAGTCGTTTTTCGGCGGGTCCATGAAGGGCCGGGGCATACTGGTGTCCGGCTGGGGCAGCAGTCCGCTCCCCCCCCTCGTGCTCCGCCACCACCCGCAGCGTCCGGTCGGTCTGCCCGCCCACGATGACCATATTGGCAATATTGATGGCGCCCAGCATAAACACAATCAGAACCGTGATGGCCGCCATAGCGGTCATCACAAATTTTTTCTGGAGGGTCCGGATCATTCCGCCACCTCCAGCCGGTAGCCCACATTCCGCCTGGCGGCGATGGTCACGTCGGCGTTCAGCGCTGCCAAGCGCTTGCGCAGATAGGAGATGTAGACCCACACTGTCCCCAGTTCCGCCTCGGTGTCGTACCCCCACACCTTTACCAGCAGTTCCTCCGAGGACAGATACACATCCTTGTTCAGCATCAGCAGTTCCATCAGCCGATACTCCAGCTTTGGCAGGACAAACGTCTGGCCGCCGCCGGAGAGCTCGTAGGTCTGCTGGTTCAGCGTGATGCTGCCCCGCCGCAGGACATTGGGGGTGAACTCCTCCCGGCGGCGCAGCATGGCCCGGACCCGGGCCAGCAGCAGCTCCATGGAAAAGGGCTTGGGCAGGTAGTCATCCGCCCCCAGGTCCAGGCCCTGGACCTGGTCCTCGATCTCCCCCTTGGCCGTCAGCAGCAAAATGGGCGTGCGGCACCCCTCGGCCCGCAGCTGCCGCAGGACCTCCAGCCCGCTGAGCTTCGGCATCATGATGTCCAGGATGATGCCGTCATAGTGCTCCAGGCGGGCATAGGCCAGGGCGTCCGCCCCGTCGGCCACGGCGTCCACCATGTAGTTGTGATAGGTCAGAATGTCCACCACGGCCTCGGACATGGCCGCCTCATCCTCCGCATACAGCAGCTTCATACACACACCTCTTTTCGGAGAGGATACCGCCCGCAGCTTAACCGAACCTTAGAAACTGCCCGGGGCGCGGGAAAATTCTGTTGACAGTTATGCTCTACAAGTGTAGAATATTAATATACTACAAATGTAGAGGAGTGATCCCATGACTCCGACCATCCGCCGTCTGCCGGACGGAGAGCTGGAAGTGATGCAGGCCCTGTGGGCCTGCAAGGCCCCTGCGGCCGCCGCAGACCTGGAGGAGCGCCTGCGCGCCTCCCACCCCATGGCGCCCACCACGGTGCTGACCATCCTGACCCGGCTGGGGGAAAAGGGCTTTGTGACCGCGGAGAGAGCCGGCCGGAGGAGAGTGTACCGGCCCCTGGTGTCCCGGTCGGACTACCTGGCCGCCCAGAGCGGCGCCTTTTTCCGGGGACTCTGCGGCGGCAGCGTATCCACCTTCGCCGCCGCCCTGTGCGACAGCGGGCTTAGCCGGGAGGAGCTGGAGGAGCTGCGGGACCTGCTGGAGAGGGACGCCCTATGAGCGTGGATGAGATGCTGGCACGGACCATGTCCGCCAGTTCCCTCCTCACCAAGCGGGAGATCTTCTGCCTGGTGGCGGCAGTGGCAGTGGCCGCGGCCGTCAGCGAAAAGAGCTTTCGGGACGGTGACGGAACGCCCCTGGACGGGAGGCGACGGCACATCCCCTACCTGGCTACCTTCTGGCTTCCGCCGCTGATGCTGATTTTCGCGCTGCTGCCCTGCTTCGGCCTGCTGTCCTTCCGGCACGTGCTGTCCGTGCTGTTCTCCGTACTGGTCAGCGTCTGCGTCTATGACGCTCTGCTGCTGACGGCCCTGCCTCTTCTGCGGCGGTACGTCAGCGCCCGGACCTGCGCCGTGCTGTGGCTGCTGCCCAACTATCTGGTCCTCCTGGCCAACCTGAACCAGATGAAGCTGGACCGGCCCCGCTGGGTGGTGCATCTGCCCGTCATGGCCGTGCAGGCAGCCTGCGTCCTGTGGGCCGCCGGGTTCTGCGCCGTTCTTGTGGGGAAGATCGCCGGTCACCTGCGCTTCCGCCGCGCCCTGCTGCGCCGGGCACGCCCCGCAGAAGATCCGGAATGGCTGGCCCTGTGGCGGAAGGTCCAGACGGACGCCGGCTTTCCGTCGGCGCCTTACCGGCTGGTAGTCTCCCCCGCCGCGGCCACGCCGTTGAGCATCGGCCTCTTTCCCGGGGCCCTCCGGGTGGTGCTGCCGGAGCGGGCGTACACGGCGGAGGAGCTGGAGCTGGTGCTGCGGCACGAGCTGGTCCATCTCTCCCGCCGGGACAATGTGACCAAGTTCTTCCTGGTGTTCTGCACCGCCCTGTGCTGGTTCAACCCCCTGACGTGGCTGGCCATGGACCGCAGCGCCCAGGACATTGAGCTGGGCTGCGACGAGACGGTGCTGCTGGACGCGGATGAGGGCACCCGCCGTCGCTACGCGGAGCTGCTGCTCTCCGCCGCCGGGGACGGCTGGGGCTTTACCACCTGCCTCTCCGCCTCGGCCCGGTCCCTGCGCTACCGGCTGCGGTCTGTACTGCATCCGGCCGCGGAGCGGCGGTCCGCAGCGGCCCTGGTGGGCGTTTTGATCTTCGCCCTGCTGTCCACCGGCGGCTGGCCCGCCCTGGTCGCAGACAGCGGCGCCGGGCGGGACCTGCTCTTCCCCACCGGCCGGCCTGAGGACTACACTGTCCAGCGCGTCGCCTGGCGGGAGGACTGGGAGAGCACGGAGTACACCTGCGCCGACGGCGCCGCCCTGACCGGGCTTCTGGGGGATCTGGAGCTGGGTGAGCTGGACGGCAATTACGCCACTCGTTCCCTGGGTCTCCCCAGAGGGAAGGACGGCGGTCTGATCGTGGAATACGCCGGGCCCGGCGGGTCCTACACCGCCGTGCTGGAGGACCACTATCTGGAGCTCTTCCCCGACGCCGCCAGCGCCCCCGTCCTCTCCGACCGGGTCTACCATCTCAGGGAGCCCGCGGACTGGACAGCGGTCTTTTCCCTGCTGGAGGCGGCCCCCGGCTGAGCGCCCGTACATCCATCCTCACAAGAGGGCGGCGGCAAGACAGCCGCTCCCGGAAAGGAATGTCTCATGAATTCGGAACTCTACACGGAGACTGCGGCCCGGGTACTGGTATCTCTGCTCTTTGCCGGGGCAACGGTCTGGGCCTTCCTCCGCGCGGGGGAGCAGGCGGAAACGGACGCGCCCGGCAAAAAGCCCCGCCAGCGGTATCTGCCGTATCTTGCGGGCTGGGTGCTGCCGCTCTATGTGGCTTTTACGGCCATCCTCCTCTGTCTGACCTACGGCCCGGAGCGGGCGGCGCGAGCCCTGCTGTCGCTCTGCTTTCCCATTTTCCTGAGCATCTGCGTCTATGACGCCCTTTTGCTGCCGGCACTGCCGCTGCTGCGCAGACGCATCAGCGCCCGGACCTGCGCCGCACTGTGGCTGCTGCCCACCTACCTGTACCTCACCGCCTACCCCTGCATGGAGCGGTCGGAGCCGCGGTGGGTGGTGTCCCTGCCGGTGCCGGTGATCTGGGTCGGGGCGGTGTGGGCCACAGGCTTCTGCGCTGTGCTGGGGTGGAAGATCGCGGACCATCTGCGCTTCCGCCGCGCATTGCTCAAAAGCGCCCGGCCGGTGGAGGACCCGGACGATCTGGCACTGTGGCAGGAAGAACAGCAAAGCGCCGGATGGAAAAAGATCCGCCTCCCCCTGCTGGTCTCCCCGGCCGTGTCCACGCCGCTGAGCGTCGGTCTCTTCTCCCGGTCCATCCGGGTGGTGCTGCCGGAGCGGACGTACACGGCGGAGGACCTGCGGCTGATCCTGCGCCACGAGATCATCCACATCAGCCGGACGGACAGCGCCGCCAAGTTCTTTCTGGTGTTCTGCACCGCCATGTGCTGGTTCAACCCCCTGATGTGGCTGGCAAAGGAGCGCAGCGCCCAGGACCTGGAGCTCAGCTGCGACGAAACGGTGCTGCTGGACGCCGGCGACGGCGCCCGCCGCCGCTACGCGGAGCTGCTGCTCTCCGCCGCCGGGAACGGCCGGGGCTTCACCACCTGTCTCTCCGCCTCGGCCAAGACCCTGCGCTACCGGCTGCGCAGCGTGGTCCATCCGCCCCGCCGCCACGGCGGCGCCCTGCTGGTCGGCGTGCTGATGTTCGCCCTGCTGATGACCAGCAGCCTCACGGCCCTGGCCTACGATCCCGTCCGGGGCGCGGAGGTGTTCTTTCCCGACGGGCAGGAGGCATATACACTCCGCACAGTCCAGTGGCACACGAAGATGCGGACCGTACCCTGCCGCTGCGCCGACCCGGAGGCCCTGGCCTCCAGGCTGGGCGATCTGAAGCTGGAGGCCCTTGCCGGGAAGTACACTTTCTCCGGCATCCGCCCCCTGCTGGAGGTCTGCTTCGAGGGCCCGGAGGGCACGGTCTGGATCGTGGTCCGGGAGAAATCTCTGTCGGTGATCCCCATGGGTCGTCCGTCTCTGCAGTCTGAGGGCGACTACTATCTGCCCCAGGGAGCGGACCTGGAAGCCCTGGCGCAGCTCCTGACGTTTTCAGAGTGACCCCGCAGCAAAGCAGCGGGACGGAGCATTCCGTCCCGCTGCTTCTCGCTTCTCAGGCCAAAGGCACTGTCGTCTCCCTGAACCGGAGGGCGGCGGCCTGGTCCAGGTCCACCGGCATCTTCCAGGCGAAGCTGCCCACATAAGGGCTGACATCGGCCTCGCCCACCCAGTTGGCGCGGCCGCCCTCAGTAGCGACCTCCGAACCGTCCTTCAGTACCAGGACCATATCATAGAACGCCAGAGCGTTTTTCCAGTCCTGGGGCGCGCAGGTCAGCTGCACGCCGGTGGAGGTGACCTCCACCTTCTGATAGGTCACCTGCCGGGTGACGCCGTCCTCCGTCAGCGGCAGCGTCACGTTCTCCAGCACCAGGGGCGGCTGGGTCTCCGTGGCCGACAGGGAGATGGGCACCTCCCAGCGGCCCTTCACCAGCACCTCCCCGTCTGCTCTCAGGTCCTCCAGCTCCAATGTCATGTCCCGGCTCTCCGTCAGGTCCGCGGTGGGGTCCGGGCTCTCATAGCGCACCAGCATCTCCAGACTGCCGTCCTCCCGGACCCGTGTGTTGTCCCGGGAGAAAATGATCCCGGTGCTGACCACGATCCCTACTTCCTCAAAGCTCTTTTCAGGCGCGCCCTCCAGCCATCCGGACCAGAAGGAGTAGTGCTTTCCCGGCTGGTAATCGCCGCTCACATGGAGCAGAATCCACAGATTTGACTTTCCGGCAGTGACGGAATCCACCGTCACCGTGACCTCCGACGCCGCGGCCGCCGCTTCGGCGGCCGGGGATTGTGCCGTATCCTCCGGGCCGGCGGCATTCTCCTCCCGGGATGCCGGAGATGACGTTCCGCTCTCCGGCCCCGCTGCGGGGGCCGTCTCCTCCCCGACCGCCCCGGGGAGCTCCACGATGACATCCTCCTCCCGCTCCTGCCCGGCGGCCTGGCTGCCCACGCTCTGGGTCAGGCCGTCCACGGCGGCGGCCTGGCCCTTATCCATCTTCGTCTGGCCGGTGGCCTCCTGCCAGTACTGGCGGAACCAGTCCTGGATGCCCGGTGTGCTGACGGCCAGCGCCGTCCCGGCCAGCAGCAACACCACCAGGACCGCCGCCAGCAGGGTCTTGGGCACTTGCCGGTGCAGCGCGCGCCGCTCCTGCTTCGTCATATTTCGTACCTCCTCCTTCAGCCGGTGGGAGGCGGCCACATGGTCAAAGGCCCGCTGATACTTCGTCCGCATGGTTCAGCCCTCCTCCAACTGTTGTCTCAGCTTCCGCCGGGCCCGGTCCAGCCGGGTCCGGACGGTGGAGACATTCAAGCCCAGCATGGCCCCCACCTCCGCCGCCGAGTAGCCCTCGTAGTGGTGGAGGTACAGGGGGACACGGTATTTCTTCGGCAGGCGCAGGACCTCTTCCAGCACCTGCCGGTCCTCCGGTTCCGGCGCCAGAGGCTCCGCCGCTTCCTCCAGGGAAACGGTGTGGAGCCGCCAGGGCGTGCGGGATAGATCCTTGCAGACATTGACGCTGACCCGAGCCAGCCAGTATCGCAGCCGCTCCTCCTCCCCCGGCGGCGGACCGCTCTTCCACAGCCGCAGCATCACCTCCTGGGCGGCGTCCTCCGCGTCGGGGACGTTGCCGAACCAGTTCAGGGCGATTCGGTACACCATATTCAAATACCGCTCAGCGGCTTCGTTGAATTCCGCTTCCGTCAGCATGGGCATGTCTCCTGTTCTTGTTTTTCCCGGAAAGGCCTTTCACCTATAATACCGGGTTTTCCAGCCGAACGTCTCATTTTCCGCAGAAAATTTTCTTCCGGCTCCCGGCGCTCTCTCCGGCTTTACAAACGGCAAAAAATACCGTATGCTGGAGGCGGAAGGGAGGCGCCGCCATGGAGGATCGAAAAAACGAACACCGGCTGTGGGTCCACGCCGGCGGCGTGTTCGCCCTGGTGCTGGCAGCGGCGCTGCTGCTGACCGCGTACATGGAATACGGCGCCATCCAGCAGGACCGGGACCGCATGTCCCATATCGCCCAGTCCATCGGCTCGGAAACCTATGAGACGCTGCTCTCTGAAATGGGAAAGACCCGGGTGCTGGAGGCCTATCTGATCCAGACCGGCGGCTCTTACCAGGGCTTTGAAAAGGTCGCTCCCATTCTGCTGCGGGAGCGGTTCGTGCGGAACGTGCTCTTCGCTCCCGGCGGCGTGGTGGAGGCGATCTATCCCCTAGCTGGCAATGAGAGCGCCATGGGCCTGGATATGAACGAGGAAGGCGCGGGCAATCTGGAGGCCCGGGCCGCCATGGAAAAGGGCGAGCTCTATATCGCCGGTCCCTTCGAGCTGGTTCAAGGAGGCCTGGGCATCGCCGGGCGGCTGCCGGTATATCTGGAGGATGCCGCCGGGCAGCGGACCTTCTGGGGCATCGTCTCCGTGACGCTGGACTTCCCGGAGGTCCTCTCCGGCAGCCCGGTGGAGCGGGTCAGCGACCAGGGCTTCGCCTGCGAGGTCTGGCGCATCAATCCGGACACCGGGGAGCGGCAGACCATTTTGATGTCGGAGACGGCGCCCCGGTCCGGCTGGGAGGCGGTCTCTCTTCAGCAGGAGCTGTTCAATGCCGACTGGACCATCACCCTCTCTCCCCTGCGGCCCTGGTACGCCCAGCCCAGTCTGTGGCTGTACCTGGCCATTGGACTGCTGCTGAGCCTGCTGGCCGCTGCGGGCACTTACAACCTGGAACGTGTACGGCTGATGCAGGCCGAGGCCGCCCGGCGGGAGATCCTCCAGCTCCAGACCCAGCTGGAGCACGAGCAGACCGATATGCTCCTCAGCCAGATCCGGTCCCATTTCTTCTACCACACCCTCAACTCCCTCCAGGCCCTGATCGTCCTGCAGCCGGACGCCGCCTACAAAATGGCCGGAGATTTCGCGCGATATCTGCGCTTTACCCTGGATGCGGCCACCGCCGCCGGGGGCATGGGCTCCTTCCGGGAGGAACTGCGGGCGGTGCGGGCCTATGCCGACATCAACCAAGCCCAGCTGGGCAAGCGGCTGACCATGGTCTACCATGTGCCGCCGGAGGCGGACTTCCCCCTGCCGGTGCTGACCATCCAGCCGGTGGTGGAGAACGCCATCCTCCACGGCATCAAGCCCAAGGTTGGCGGCGGTACCGTCACTCTCACCCTGGACGAGACGCCGACCCACTGGCGCGTCACCGTGGCCGACGACGGCCTGGGCTTCGACCCCACCGCGGCTACGGAGGCAGGCTCCATCGGCCTTGGCAATGTGCGCCGCCGGCTCAGCCGTTTCCCCGGCTGCGGCATCGAGATCGAAAGCGCTCCGGGCCGGGGTACGCGGGTGGTGCTGTCCTATCAGAAGAGTGCAGATCAATTTTTGACAAATTCTATACAATATCCACAATGAAGCGTACGGTTCCCGTACGCTTCATTTGGTATAATCTACATAGAAAAGGGAGGTGAGGCGCTTTGAAGACCATCCTGGTGGACGACATGCTGCTGGACCTGCAGCTGTTCGAGCTGAAATGCGCCGACATGCCCGACTTTGAGATCGTGGGCAAATTCACGGACCCTGACCAGGCCATCGCCTATGCCGCCGGTCATGTGGTGGACTTTGCTCTGCTGGACATCGACATGCCCGGTATGAACGGCATGGAGCTGGCGCAGCGCCTGCGTCAGATCCGGGGCGACATCATCATCGTCTTTGCCACGGCCCACCCCAAGTTCGCCGTGGACGCCCTGCGGATGAAGGCGGACTACATGATCTTCAAACCCTTTGACCGGGAGGACATCGCCGATGTCATGGAGCGGGCCAAGCTCCTGCGCCGGCGGCAGAGCAAGCGGTTTTTCTTCCGCACCTTCGGCTCCTTCGACATGCTGGTGGACGGGGAGCCGGTCCGCTTCCGCTCCGCCAAGGCCAAGGAGCTGATGGCCCTGTGCCTGTACCGGCAGGGCTGTCCCGTGTCCATTCACGAGATCGTGGAGTGCCTCTGGGGCGAGGAGACCGCCGGAGCCGACAGCACCGGCTACCGCCGCACCATCAAGGAGCTGACGGACACGCTCCGTGACTGCGCCGCAGAGGAGCTGATCCTCCGGGCCAGGGGGAGCCTTCAGCTGCGGCTGGAGCTGGTGGACTCCGACTACCAGCGCTTTCTGGACGGGGACGAGGACGCCATCTGCCATTTCCAGGGGGATTTTCTGCGGCAGTACTCCTGGGCGGAGCCCATGATCTACACCTTGCAGGAGAAAAAGCAACTGATGCTCGCCCGTCTGTCCCGGCGGGATGAGCACCCATGAAGGAGGGATGGACGTTGGATGAATTCCTGAGAATGGAGCACGTCAGCAAACGGTTCGGCGACTTCTACGC encodes:
- a CDS encoding histidine kinase — translated: MEDRKNEHRLWVHAGGVFALVLAAALLLTAYMEYGAIQQDRDRMSHIAQSIGSETYETLLSEMGKTRVLEAYLIQTGGSYQGFEKVAPILLRERFVRNVLFAPGGVVEAIYPLAGNESAMGLDMNEEGAGNLEARAAMEKGELYIAGPFELVQGGLGIAGRLPVYLEDAAGQRTFWGIVSVTLDFPEVLSGSPVERVSDQGFACEVWRINPDTGERQTILMSETAPRSGWEAVSLQQELFNADWTITLSPLRPWYAQPSLWLYLAIGLLLSLLAAAGTYNLERVRLMQAEAARREILQLQTQLEHEQTDMLLSQIRSHFFYHTLNSLQALIVLQPDAAYKMAGDFARYLRFTLDAATAAGGMGSFREELRAVRAYADINQAQLGKRLTMVYHVPPEADFPLPVLTIQPVVENAILHGIKPKVGGGTVTLTLDETPTHWRVTVADDGLGFDPTAATEAGSIGLGNVRRRLSRFPGCGIEIESAPGRGTRVVLSYQKSADQFLTNSIQYPQ
- a CDS encoding response regulator, whose product is MKTILVDDMLLDLQLFELKCADMPDFEIVGKFTDPDQAIAYAAGHVVDFALLDIDMPGMNGMELAQRLRQIRGDIIIVFATAHPKFAVDALRMKADYMIFKPFDREDIADVMERAKLLRRRQSKRFFFRTFGSFDMLVDGEPVRFRSAKAKELMALCLYRQGCPVSIHEIVECLWGEETAGADSTGYRRTIKELTDTLRDCAAEELILRARGSLQLRLELVDSDYQRFLDGDEDAICHFQGDFLRQYSWAEPMIYTLQEKKQLMLARLSRRDEHP